From the genome of Streptomyces xanthophaeus:
GCCACGATGGCGAACCACCACAGGATGGTGACCTTGAGGGTGACCGAGCCGATGTTCCACTGCGAGGCGAAGAGCGCGCGGGCGGAGGAGAAGCCCTCCATGTCGGCGATGGTCTTGGTGGAGACCGTGCCGGTGATCAGCTTGGTGAAGCCGAGGTTCAGGCCGGTCAGCATCAGGAAGGTGCCGAGCGTGATGATGAAGCTGGGCAGCTTCGTGCGGGTCAGCATGAATCCGTTGAAGAACCCGATGGCGAGGGTGACCAGCAGGGACACACCGACGCCGACCCAGACGTTGGCGGTCATCTGGTAGCTGAACATCGAGCTCACCAGTGCCGAGGTCGTGACCATGACGCCCGCGGAGAGGTCGAACTCGCCGCCGATCATCAGCAGCGCCACCGGGGCGGCCATGATCCCGATGGTGGAGGCCGAGTAGAGGACCGTGCTGAGGCTGGAGGCCTGCAGGAAGGTCGGCGCGACGATGGAGAAGAAGACGAAGACGGCGACGGCGCCGACCACCGAGCCCAGCTCCGGGCGGGCGAGCAGCTTGCGCAGGGTGGAGGTGGGGGCGAGCCGTTCGTCGGGCCCGTCGAAGGGTGCGGCCGCGCTCATCGGCTGCCCCGCTTGATGTACTCCTCCAGCTTGCCCGCCTCGTCGGCGGTCACGATCTGCGGGCCGGTCAGCACGGGACGGCCGCCGCCGAGCACGTTCGCGTTGTAGCGGTAGAGCCAGAGCAGGTCGATGGCCTCGTAGCCCTGCAGGTACGGCTGCTGGTCGACGGCGAAGCCGAGGGCTCCGGACTTCAGGTCGCGGGCGACGGACTCGTTGAGGTCGAAGGTGTCGACCTCGGCCTTGCTGCCGGCCGCGTCCTTGGCCTTGACGGCGGTGGGCGCGAAGGGTGCGCCGAGGGTGACGATCGCGTCGACGGAGGGGTCCGCCTGGAGCTGGGCCTGGATCGCCGCCTGGACGGAGGGCATGTTGGTGCCTTCGACGTACAGGTTCTCCATCGTTCCGGAGAAGGTCTTCTTGGCCCCGGCACAGCGCTGCTCGTGGCCGACGTTGCCCTGCTCGTGCAGGACGCAGACGGCCCGCTTCTTCCCTCGCTTGTTCAGCTCGGTGCCGACGGCCTCGCCCGCGATCACCTCGTCCTGGCCGATGTGGGTCAGGGCCCCGTACGCGGCGGACTGGGCCGAGCCGGAGTTGACCGTGATCACCGGAATGCCGGCCTTGACGGCCTTGGCGAGGACGTCCTTGAGGGCCTCGGGCTTGGCCAGGCTGACGACGATGCCGTCGACCTTCTGGTCGATGGCGTTCTGCACGAACTGTGCCTGCTGCTGGGCCTGGTCGTCGTGGGCGTAGACGAAGTTGATGTTGTCCTTCGCCGCGGCCTCCTTGGCGCCCTTCTGGACGATGTCCCAGAAGGTGTCGCCGTCGCCCGCGTGCGTGACCATCGCGAAGGTCCAGCGCGGCGTGGAGACGGCCGGCCGGCCCGCCTCGGCGGCCCTCGCGCGCTCCTCGGCGCGCTTGCCGCCCGTACTGCTGCAGCCCGCGAGCGAGGCCCCCAGTACCGCCGCGAGCACGGCGCACACGACGCGTACCCCTGTCCGAACCCTAGCCACGTCGCCGCGCCCTTCCCTCGTCACCAATTCGGTCCGTCGTCGAGCCGGTCACCAATCCGGTCATTCCGGCTCCATTCCGGTCCAGCCGCTCAGTATCCGCCACAGTCGACCATGAAGGGTCATCGGGGCACGCACGGTCAGGTTGACATGCGCGGGCGGATTGACAGGTTCCGCCGACAGGGTCAGGTTGAGTGCATGCGCATCGGCTTGATCGGAACGGGCCGGATCGGGTCCTTCCACGCGGCGGTACTGGCCCGCCACCCGGAGGCGGGCTCGCTCCTGCTCGCGGACGCCGACCCCGCGCGGGCGGCGCGCCTCGCCGACCGGCTCGGGGCCACCGCCGCGCCCTCCGTGGAGCAGGTCTTCACCTGGGGCGTGGACGCGGTGGTGGTGGCGTCGGCGACCGAGGCGCACGCGGACCTCGTCGTACGGGCGGTCCGCGGCGGGCTGCCGGTGTTCTGCGAGAAGCCGCTGGCCCCTGACCTGAACCGGACCCTTGCGGCCCTGCGGGAGGTCACGGCCGCGGGCGGACTGCTCCAGGTGGGCTTCATGCGCCGCTTCGACGCGGGCTACGGCACGGCCCGGGACCTGGTCCGTTCGGGCGCCCTGGGGCGGCTGCACACCGTCCGGACGATGACGGCCGACCCGGCGCCGCCGGCGGCCGCGTACCTGGCGACCTCGGGCGGGCTGTACCGGGACTGCCTGGTGCACGACTTCGACATGGTCCGCTGGGTGACCGGGCGCGAGGTGGTCGAGGTGTACGCGGCCGGGTCGGACGCGGGTCCGGCGCTCTTCCGGGAGACGGGCGACATCGACACCGCGGCCGCCGTGCTCACGCTGGACGACGGAACCCTGGTCACGGCGACCGGTACCCGGTGCAACGGCGCCGGGTACGACGTGCGGATGGAGCTGGCCGGGGAGCGGGACCAGGTCTCCGTCGGGCTGGACGACCGGACGCCGATCGCCTCCACCGAACCGCACGGGCCTCCCCCGGCGAGCAAGCCGTGGACGGGCTTCCTCGAACGTTTCGCCCCGGCCTACGAGGCCGAGCTCGCGGCCTTCGTCCAGCTGGTGCGCGGCGAGGGCGCCAACCCGTGCGACGGCCGGGAGGCGCTGGCGGCGTTCCGGATCGCGGAGGCCTGTGAACTCTCGCGCCGGGAGCGGCGCAGGGTGCGGCTGGAGGAGCTCCCGGACCTGCCGGTTCTGTAAGGGGGGCACGGGGCCACAGTACGGCGGGTGATCAGCGTCGGCTGCGGCGCTTTCCGGACACGCTCAGGGGGTGGCGGGGGCTGTTCCGGGCGCGGGGGTCACGGCGCGCCGGCCCCAGGCGGTGCCGGCGAGGACCAGGAGGGCCCCGGCCAGGCCAAGGGGGCCGAGGTGGTCGCCGCCGATGGCGATACCGGCGACGGCGGCCCACAGGGGCTCGGTGCCCAGCAGCAGGCTGACCCGGGAGGGCGAGGTGCGGCGTACGGCCCACATCTGCACGAAGAAGGCGAACAGGGTGCAGAAGACGGAGAGGAAGGCGAGCCCGGCCCATTCGGCGGCCCCGAAGCCGGCGGCGGCGGCCCAGGGGCTGTCACCGGTCCCGGGTACGGCGGCCAGCAGGGCGAAGACGAGGACCGCGGCGCCGAGCTGGACGGTGGTCAGGGACAGCGAGTCGGCGTCCTGGACGGCCTCGATGCGGGCCATGAGCAGGACGTGCAGGGTCCGGGCGAGGGCGGCGCCGAGGATGAGCAGGTCACCCGTGCTGGGCGCGGTGAAGCCGGCGCCCTGGGTGAGGAGCACGACCCCGGCGACGGAGACGGCGGCGGCACCGAGGAAACCGGCGGAGGGCGCCCGCTTCCTGACGGCCGCTTCGGCGAGCGGGGTGAAGATCATCGTCAGGCTGATGATCAGCCCGGCGTTGGTGGCGGAGGTGTGGACGACCCCGTAGGTCTCCAGGAGGAAGATCCCGCCGAGTACGAAGCCCAGCAGCCCGGCGCCGCGCAGCTGGGCGGGGCCGAGGGCGCGCAGCCGCGCCCACCCGGCGACGACGAGCACGGGCAGCACGAGCGCGAACCGGAGCACGAGGACGGCGATGACGGTGTGGGTGGTGGTGATGCCCTTGGCGGCGAGATAGCTGCCGCCCCAGACGACGGCGACGGCCAGCACGGGCAGATCGGCGAGCCAGGCCCGGCGCGGGGCGGCTTCGAGGGCGGGCGAGATCACGGTCAACGGAGGTCTCCGACATCAGGGGAGGGGTGGAGACTTCGGCGGCTCGCACGGGTGCGGGCACACCGTACCGGAGCCGATCATGCCGGGCGACCCCTTTCCGGGCCCGCGCCCCCGGCCCCGTAGCATCGGCGGCATGGCTGATCTCTACGCCCTGGACCTGGCGTTCGACCTGCTCGACACCACGCCCGCCGATGTGCTCGCGGAGGTGCGGCGCCAGCTGACATCGCCGGACGGCCTCCTCTCGACCCGGGGCCCGGCATGGCGCGTGGGCGGCATGCTCGTCGGGGAGTTCGGGCCGGGCGAGCGCGGCGGGTGGGCCCTGACCGCCCGCCAGGAGATCCACGAGGAACAGCTCCCGGAGATGGAGGACCTCCTCCTGCTCCTGGCCCCCCACATCCGCCCGCCGGGCCCGGTCGGCCGTCTCCGCTTCTACGAGCACGAGTCCCCGGACCTGCTGGTCCTGCGCGAGGGCCGCGTGGTCCAGCTGGCGCTCGACCCGCGGTAGGGGGTGCCGCTGCAGCCTGCCCGGCAGGGTCGAGGCGGGTCCCGGTGCGCGTACGCCGAGTTCCAGCGGTACGACGGCCCGCGCGCAGGCCTCGCCGACGGGCGAGGCCGCGGTGGTGCCGGAGCGCGAACAGCGGGCGATCTTCGTCAGGTGGAACCAGCGCGGCGAAGCCGGGTAGGCCGGTCCGGAGCTACGACGAGCTGACCCGGCTGCCCGCACCGCACCGGCAGCCGGCGGAGGGTGCGCGGCGGCCGACACCGGCGACGGCTACCGGTTCCGGGGGCACCCGGGCAGACGAGGAACGGATCCGCAGCGCCGGGTCAGGCGCCGACGGTGCCGAACGACGCCCGGCCCGTCGGCCGGTAGGTGTGGACGGCGGTCCCGGCCGGTGTCGTACGTGAACTCGCCATCTCATAGGCGGTCGGCAGCCCGCCGGTGGGGAACAGCCTCTGCCCCGCGCCGAGCACCACGGGGAACACCAGCAGGTTGATCTCTTCCACGAGGTCCCGTGCGAGCAGCCACTGCGCGAGCTGCCCGCTGCCGTGCACCTGGAGCTCCCCGTCCAGCGTGTCCTTGACCCGGACGATCTCGCCCTGCAGGTGCTCCCCGTCGAGCACGGTGACCGGCCCCCAGGCCGGCTCCGTGAGGGTGGTCGAGGCCACGTACTTGGGCAGCCGGTTCAGCTTGCCCGCGACGGGGTCGGCGGGGTCGTCGTGCTCCGGCCAGTACGCGGCGAAGATCTCGTACGTCTTCCGCCCGAGCAGGAACGCCTCGGCCCGCCCGAACACCTCGGTGATGAACTCCCCCATCCCCTCATCGGCGAACGGCGCGACCCACCCCCCGTACTCGAACCCGCCACCCCGATCCTCGTCGGGCCCCCCGGGCGCCTGCATCACGCCGTCCAGCGTCACGAAGGTGGTCAAGGTCAGCTTCCCCATGGCTCTGCGCTCCTCGCTCGGTGGTCCGTCCACAAATGCAGACTCCCGTACCCCCACCAACTCATCGCACCGCCACGCGAGCCCCGACGCTTTCCGTCACCCCGCCTATCGCACCCCTCCCCCCATCGGGTGTCCGAAGAGAAGACCCCGGAGGCCTCGGTGGCGGCGCTGGGCGTGAATTCCGCAACCGGCTCAAGCTCAGCCCGGCGTCGTTCAGGGCCCCGCCTACGCCGGCAACGCCGGAATGCAGAGCAGCCGCCTGACGACACCACATCCACTCTGCGCCCCTGCCGAGATCACCAACTGGCCCTGGCAGCGGCGGCGACCTGTTGTTGCACCGCGTGGGGCGACCTGAAGCCGACCGCAGGAACAACCCGCACAAACTGGTGGCGTGGATGCGCGGAGCTCACCCCAGGAACTGCTGACCGTGGGCCAGGTCAAGGCCCGCCTCAAGCTCGCCGCTCCGCTGTCTACGACCTACTCCGGACCCAGAAGCGCCTCGACCACCCTCGGACGCGCCCGCCGCATCCCCGCCCGCTCTCTTACCGTTCTTCCGCCAACGACTCGGCCAGGACTCCGTCTGATGACCACCTCCCGCGACGCCACCCCTCCCACCGCGTCCGCGCCAATGGCGACGGGACCGCCTACCAGCGCAAGGACGGACGCTGGGAAGCCGCCGGCTACGTCCTCGCCCCGGGCAACACCCGCAAGCGCATCCGCGTCTACGGAACCACCCGCACGGAAGCCTTGGCCAAGCTCACGGAGAAGATCGCCAACAGCAACCGCGGCGTCCCCGTACCCTCCGCACAGGGCAGTGTGGCTGCGTATCTGACGTACTGGCTGGAGGCTGTCGCCGTCCACCAGCTCCGCGAGAACACCCACACGCGATACACGGCCTGCGTCCGCCAACACCTCGTCCCCGGCTTGGGTAAGAAGAAGCTCGCCAAGCTCACAGCCAAGGACGTCCGCACCTGGCTCAACCAGCTCCGCACCACCTGCCAGTGCTGCGCACGCGGCATCGACGCCGGCCGTACTCAGCCCCGTTGCTGCGCCGCCGGAGCGTGCTGCTCCAAGCGGCTCTCCCCGCTGACGCTGGCGTACATCCACTCCGTGCTCAAGTCCGCCCTGGAGCACGCCGTCCGCGAGGAAGAGATCACTCGCAATGTCGCCCGTAATGTCCGCACGGGCACACCGCGTCCACGCCGCTTCGAACCACTCACGGCCGACGAAGCCCGCCAGTTCCTCGCCGCTGCCCGAAACAACCGCCTGCACGCGCTGTACGAACTCGCTCTCCGCACCGGCCTCCGCAAAGGCGAGCTCCTCGGCCTCCAGTGGGAAGACGTCGACCTCAGTGCCGGTACTGCCAGCATCCGCCGCACTCTCCAGCGCACCCAGACCGGTGGGCTGACCAGCCTGCCCACCAAAACCCGCGCATCCGAAAGGCGCATCGCCCTCCCGCGCGAGTGCATCCACTCGTTGAAAGAACACCATGAAGGTCAGAAAGCAGAACGTGAGGCGGCAGCGGAAGGACGGAAGGACAACGGCCTCGTCTTCACCACGCTGGCGGGCGGGCCGCTCGATCCCGCGAACTTCAATCGCAACTTCCGAGCCCTCCTCGATCGGGCAGGGCTCCGCCGCATCCGCTTCCACGACCTCCGACACTCCACCGCCACCCTGCTCCTGGAACAGGGCGTCGAGCTCGTCGTAATCAAGGAACTCCTCGGCCACGCCCACATCGGCGTCACCGCCACCGTCTACGCTCACGTTCGGATCCGACTGCAGCGCAACGCCGTCGACCTTCTCAGCCACGCCCTCCAGCACACCGACGAGACCACCAAGCACGCCAACGGCCGCGAGGAACCTCCACCCTGTGCAGCACCCATCCACTGACGTTGCGGTCATCTACTGCCGTCAGACACCTCAATACAGGTCAGAGGCCCCACCGGAAACAAAACCGGTGGGGCCTCTGACACTTCCCGCATGACCGAAGGGAACGAGATTTCACTTTAGAGGATGGCTATTCTTGGGTCGCAACCCCAAGAAAATACTCGGCGGCACGGCGTAGCGCAGTCTCCAATGCCGCTAGGCCCTCACTCTTGCGCCATTCCGCGGAACCTTCCTCGCACGCCTGCCATGCCCGAATATAGGCATCCTCGACATCGGTGACACTGAACATCAATTCATCGAGAAGTTCATCCGATACCCGACCCTTCGCACCCGGGTAAAGGATCCTGTCGTCCATATCCGCCCTGGCCACCAACACCTCTCCGACGCGTCGAAGGTGAATTGCACCCACGTTTGCGCTGACCATTATGTCGGCCAGAGTCCGGAGGGCCAGATCAGGGGTATACATGCAGCTAAGACCTCCTTCCGTTCCTGATCGCAGTCCGCATTTCTCGGAAGGCTCCGACAGCATCTGCGCGGCTAACCCCTCCCGCCTGCAGAATGCTCACACAGTATGTGACGCAATTATTGCGAGAACCGTATGGTCCGAGGTTGATGCCGATCGATCCTTGCGCCGCTTCGTAGGCAGCCTCTGCGTTGGGCAGCTCAAAAGTTCGCCGCAAGGTGCCTGGCCCCATATCATCCACGAACGCTTCACCCCCCTCATTGGGCAGGCCCGCATAATTACCGCGCGTTGGTGGAATTCCCTGAGGCATCGCTTCCGTGACGCTAGACCGCCCATCAGCCATTTTTATTTCAATGATGGCATGGCCTTCTGCTCCCAGCGCGGGATCGTAGTGAACGGTCGCAGTGCCGCCACAATTGTGGACGAGGACCGGCGTGGCGCCTGCGAGCACATAGTACGTGTGCGTGCTGAGGTGCTGTCATCTGCGTCTTCGCAGGTCAGCGGAATCCGGCCAGTCCGTGGGTGTGCGTGGAAGTGCCCTGTTGTGCGCCCCTGTTGCCGTCGGCGTTGCCGTCACACGGCTACGCGCATGAGGTCGGCGGAGTGGGCTTTGGCCGGTGTCCTGTTCGGGTTGGGGTCGGGCATGGCCAGGGGGCCGTACGCTGGCTGGCAACTCGGGCAGGCTTTGATCCTGCCCGGAATTTGAACGAGTGGCCCCCTGGCCTTGCCCGACGCGGGCCCCGGCCCGAACAGGTGGGTAAAGCCCACGGAGCCGACCGCCCCCACCTCCGGTCCTCCGCCCCGGCCAACTCCCCGCCGTCGCCTCGCCGTCGGCCTGGCGTTCGCGTGCGGGCGCGTCCGGCTTCCTCAGCGCTTCCGGTGGTCCGCTACGCGTTTCTGCGCGGCCTGGTCGCTGGCCGGCCCGCGGTGGCGGAGCCGAGAGCGGGCCGGGTGGGCGGCCGTGCCGCGCGCGACCCGCGTCAGCGGGTCGCCTTGACCGGCTCCGCACTACATGCCAGTGCTGCACCCAGGGCCTGGACACCGAACGGAAGAGGTGCTGCGCCATCGGCGAGTGCTGCCAGAAGCAGCTGTCCGCTCTGACCGTGACCTACGTGCACTCGGTGCTCAAGTCGGCACTGGAACACGCCGTCCGCGAAGACGAGCTGCCCCGGAACGTCGCGCGCAACGTCAAGACCACCACGAACCAGCCCAGGCGCTTCCGTCCGCTCACCGCAGCCGAGGCCCGTCAGTTCCTCGACGCGGCCCGCGCCGACCGGCTCCAGGCGCTGTACGAACTCGCCCTCCGCACTGGCCTCCGCAAGGGCGAACTTCTCGGCCTCCGCTGGGAAGACCTCGACCTCACCACCGGAACGGCCAGCATCCGGCGCTCGCTCCAGCGCACCCGTACCGGCGGTCTCACCCATCTGCCCACCAAGACCCGAGCGTCCGAGCGCCGCATCGCCCTCCCGACCGAATGCATCCACTCCCTCAAGGAGCACAGCGGGCGGCAGGACAGGGAGCGGGGACAGGCCGGGTCGGCTTGGAGCGACAGCGGCCTCGTCTTCACCACGCCAACCGGACGGCCGCTCGATCCCGCCAACCTCACCCGCCGCTTCCGCAGCTTCCTTAACCGGGCCGGACTCCGCCGCATCCGCATCCGCATCCGCATCCGCTTCCACGACCTACGGCACTCGACCGCCACGCTGCTCCTGGAACAAGGCATCGACCTCGTCGTCATCAAAGAACTCCTCGGCCACGCCCACATCGGCGTCACCGCCGGCGTCTACGCCCACGTAAGGCTCCGCCTCCAACGTCAGGCCATCGACACCCTCAATGACGCCCTCGGTCGGCCGGACGCTAACCCTGACGACCCACCCGCCACAACCGCCGTCCGCTGACGTTGCCGTCACCGTTGCCGTCAAACGGCCGATGGGCCCCCTCCGTGCCTTGGAGGGGGCCCATCTCTACTCGCGATGCCGGATGACCCGCCACGGCTTATCCAGCCCACCGCATCTCAGTAAGAAACGCGGGAGAACTGGAATGCAGACTGCCAAGAAGAGTCTCCCAGTAGAAAACCACTGAAGGCATTAATGACTTGTGGAAGATCTTCCACTACAGCCCGGAAGTGCTTATCCTTTGCTCCCTCCCGGATCTCCAGAGCATAGAAGCCGGCCGGTGCACCGGCAGCGACACCGAGCCCTACTTGGATGAACCACCCCGGCCGGGTTTCGAGGATGACGTACCAGTCTTCCAACGAAAGCCCGCTCACTGCCCGAGTTACATCGTCGCGGCTTGGACCGTTAATAACTGACCCGTTGGAAAGTTCCAGAGTTGCCGGGTTCTCCCCTTCGGGGAAATAGACCTTCTCAGACTGCGGATCGTAGCAAGTGATCCCGCTCCTACCAGCAAGTCCTAGCAGGTAGTCAGACACCTCTCGCTGCCGAGGATATGAAATCGATACGATCACGCATTCGCTGGTTCGATAGAGAGATGCCGCCCACGGAGAGACCTCGAAGTTCTCCTCCGTCAAGTCAGGAAACTGGCTGATCAGTTCACCATAGAACACCCCCAGCGCAGGGTGTTCGCGTCCAACGCCAGTGTCACCTTCAACCATGGCGTTGTACTTTCGCGCCGCTTCGGCGGGAGTAATCAAATGCTCCTCCCACCAAAATCCAAGATCAAAGCTCATGAGATCACTCCTGTAGGGGACTGTCACCCAGCCCATCTGGGGGCAGCCTACCTAGGCAGACTGCCCCCAGCCAGTTATCGGGGCACCCAAGCGTTGAAGGTCCCTTCTAGGGTCATCCCCCCGCTCGTTGTGACTGAGTTCCCCGGCGTGTTGAGCCAGTCGTCAAACCTTCTCTGTGGGGGAGTCAACGGCGACGTTCCGCCCTTTGTTTCCACGCCAAGCCAACGTCCATCGATTTGAACGGCACCGTCATACTTCCGCAGGGGGAAACCGTCAACCCTCGCGTAGACCTGCCCGCGAAATATCGGAGCCCCGTCCAGTTCGAGCTGATCCATTACGGTTCGCTCATCGAGAGAGCCGTCCGTTCCCGGCTCTCCATTA
Proteins encoded in this window:
- a CDS encoding Gfo/Idh/MocA family protein, producing MRIGLIGTGRIGSFHAAVLARHPEAGSLLLADADPARAARLADRLGATAAPSVEQVFTWGVDAVVVASATEAHADLVVRAVRGGLPVFCEKPLAPDLNRTLAALREVTAAGGLLQVGFMRRFDAGYGTARDLVRSGALGRLHTVRTMTADPAPPAAAYLATSGGLYRDCLVHDFDMVRWVTGREVVEVYAAGSDAGPALFRETGDIDTAAAVLTLDDGTLVTATGTRCNGAGYDVRMELAGERDQVSVGLDDRTPIASTEPHGPPPASKPWTGFLERFAPAYEAELAAFVQLVRGEGANPCDGREALAAFRIAEACELSRRERRRVRLEELPDLPVL
- a CDS encoding ABC transporter permease produces the protein MSAAAPFDGPDERLAPTSTLRKLLARPELGSVVGAVAVFVFFSIVAPTFLQASSLSTVLYSASTIGIMAAPVALLMIGGEFDLSAGVMVTTSALVSSMFSYQMTANVWVGVGVSLLVTLAIGFFNGFMLTRTKLPSFIITLGTFLMLTGLNLGFTKLITGTVSTKTIADMEGFSSARALFASQWNIGSVTLKVTILWWFAIVAVATWILLRTRAGNWIFAVGGGADAARATGVPVVKTRIGLYMGVALCAWISGQHILFSFDVVQSGEGVGNEFLYIIAAVIGGCLMTGGYGSAIGSAVGAFIFGMTSNGIVYAQWNPDWFKFFLGAMLLLATLLNAWVRKRAEATK
- a CDS encoding DMT family transporter, translated to MTVISPALEAAPRRAWLADLPVLAVAVVWGGSYLAAKGITTTHTVIAVLVLRFALVLPVLVVAGWARLRALGPAQLRGAGLLGFVLGGIFLLETYGVVHTSATNAGLIISLTMIFTPLAEAAVRKRAPSAGFLGAAAVSVAGVVLLTQGAGFTAPSTGDLLILGAALARTLHVLLMARIEAVQDADSLSLTTVQLGAAVLVFALLAAVPGTGDSPWAAAAGFGAAEWAGLAFLSVFCTLFAFFVQMWAVRRTSPSRVSLLLGTEPLWAAVAGIAIGGDHLGPLGLAGALLVLAGTAWGRRAVTPAPGTAPATP
- a CDS encoding tyrosine-type recombinase/integrase — translated: MAKLTEKIANSNRGVPVPSAQGSVAAYLTYWLEAVAVHQLRENTHTRYTACVRQHLVPGLGKKKLAKLTAKDVRTWLNQLRTTCQCCARGIDAGRTQPRCCAAGACCSKRLSPLTLAYIHSVLKSALEHAVREEEITRNVARNVRTGTPRPRRFEPLTADEARQFLAAARNNRLHALYELALRTGLRKGELLGLQWEDVDLSAGTASIRRTLQRTQTGGLTSLPTKTRASERRIALPRECIHSLKEHHEGQKAEREAAAEGRKDNGLVFTTLAGGPLDPANFNRNFRALLDRAGLRRIRFHDLRHSTATLLLEQGVELVVIKELLGHAHIGVTATVYAHVRIRLQRNAVDLLSHALQHTDETTKHANGREEPPPCAAPIH
- a CDS encoding substrate-binding domain-containing protein, which codes for MCAVLAAVLGASLAGCSSTGGKRAEERARAAEAGRPAVSTPRWTFAMVTHAGDGDTFWDIVQKGAKEAAAKDNINFVYAHDDQAQQQAQFVQNAIDQKVDGIVVSLAKPEALKDVLAKAVKAGIPVITVNSGSAQSAAYGALTHIGQDEVIAGEAVGTELNKRGKKRAVCVLHEQGNVGHEQRCAGAKKTFSGTMENLYVEGTNMPSVQAAIQAQLQADPSVDAIVTLGAPFAPTAVKAKDAAGSKAEVDTFDLNESVARDLKSGALGFAVDQQPYLQGYEAIDLLWLYRYNANVLGGGRPVLTGPQIVTADEAGKLEEYIKRGSR
- a CDS encoding dihydrofolate reductase family protein, which translates into the protein MGKLTLTTFVTLDGVMQAPGGPDEDRGGGFEYGGWVAPFADEGMGEFITEVFGRAEAFLLGRKTYEIFAAYWPEHDDPADPVAGKLNRLPKYVASTTLTEPAWGPVTVLDGEHLQGEIVRVKDTLDGELQVHGSGQLAQWLLARDLVEEINLLVFPVVLGAGQRLFPTGGLPTAYEMASSRTTPAGTAVHTYRPTGRASFGTVGA